From a single Nocardioides sp. dk884 genomic region:
- a CDS encoding tocopherol cyclase family protein, whose protein sequence is MRWAPGGHGAGVPDLDSTVNAAPARAARRLLARYRASGADLPWGDPLRAHGVAMEGYFWRFTDPRTGRVLIALNGVNRAADGRWATLGLAAHPGGFLRTTVHPHATALADGLGVRAGEAFHGTADALHVDLGPDARVDARLVDAVPWPRRSLGGSSVFQSVPALNQYWHPWLLGGRVHGTAVLGEQTWDLDGWTAYGEKNWGRGGFPDSWWWGQAQGFAEDGVCVAFAGGEVSAGPLRTTVTAVVVRLPDGRVLRLGDPVVSPVRAAVSDERWSLRGRSARWSVDIEGRGDLGRAHVLPVPLPAERRHVPGAIEHLAARMRVVVRHRGRTVWAGESLLAALEHGGIARARAEVLRRGGSTGDTDAAPEVRD, encoded by the coding sequence ATGAGGTGGGCTCCGGGCGGGCATGGTGCGGGCGTGCCCGACCTCGACTCCACCGTGAACGCGGCGCCCGCCCGGGCGGCCCGACGGCTGCTGGCGCGCTACCGCGCCAGCGGGGCGGACCTCCCGTGGGGCGACCCGCTGCGCGCCCACGGGGTGGCGATGGAGGGCTACTTCTGGCGATTCACCGACCCGCGCACCGGACGCGTCCTGATCGCGCTCAACGGCGTCAACCGGGCGGCCGACGGCCGCTGGGCGACGCTCGGGCTGGCCGCCCACCCAGGCGGTTTCCTGCGCACCACCGTGCACCCCCACGCGACGGCCCTGGCTGACGGGCTGGGTGTCCGGGCCGGGGAGGCGTTCCACGGCACCGCCGACGCGCTGCACGTCGACCTGGGTCCCGACGCGCGCGTGGATGCCCGTCTGGTGGATGCGGTGCCGTGGCCGCGGCGCTCCCTCGGCGGATCGAGCGTCTTCCAGAGCGTCCCGGCGCTCAACCAGTACTGGCACCCGTGGCTGCTCGGCGGGCGCGTCCACGGCACCGCGGTGCTCGGCGAGCAGACCTGGGACCTCGACGGCTGGACGGCGTACGGCGAGAAGAACTGGGGGCGCGGCGGGTTCCCGGACTCCTGGTGGTGGGGGCAGGCGCAGGGCTTCGCCGAGGACGGCGTGTGCGTGGCGTTCGCGGGCGGCGAGGTCAGCGCCGGGCCGCTGCGGACCACGGTGACCGCGGTGGTCGTGCGGCTGCCCGACGGCCGGGTGCTGCGCCTGGGCGATCCGGTCGTCTCCCCGGTGCGTGCCGCGGTGTCCGACGAGCGCTGGTCGCTGCGCGGCCGCAGCGCCCGTTGGAGCGTGGACATCGAAGGCCGCGGCGACCTGGGGCGCGCTCACGTGCTTCCGGTGCCGCTGCCGGCGGAGCGGCGCCACGTGCCCGGCGCCATCGAGCACCTCGCGGCGCGGATGCGGGTCGTCGTACGCCATCGCGGCCGCACGGTCTGGGCGGGGGAGTCGCTTCTGGCCGCGCTGGAGCACGGCGGCATCGCGCGGGCGCGTGCGGAGGTGCTCCGTCGCGGCGGGTCCACGGGTGACACCGACGCGGCCCCGGAGGTCCGGGACTAG